The following nucleotide sequence is from Centropristis striata isolate RG_2023a ecotype Rhode Island chromosome 7, C.striata_1.0, whole genome shotgun sequence.
aatatttgtgctttttttccttcctgaTGGTTAAACATGAATATGGACAGACCAAACAACATAGAATATTTAGTCAAATTCCACTATGTTGCTACAGGTACTATATGTTGCCTGCATTGTAAATGTGTAGCAAGCCACATAAGAGATTTGTTCTTGGGAATCTCCATATGGTGatcttcatgtctttgtaatgGCTGTTGGCTGTTGCTGCTCACCTCTATTAGATATTCTAATTAACAAGCTAATTTGCAATATCCAGAATCCATCAACATACAAGGGAATAGAGCAGCCTctacttcaaacacacacacacacacacacgagtccCACGTTAGATCTTTACTTAttcaactgattttttatttctggGTAAACCCGGCCGGATCACTTCAAGGGCGACAGGTATGAACATAGACGAGGGTAGAAAGTGGTTTGGAACATATGATTCCACATTAAGCTGCAGGTTGATGGACGTGCAGATCAAAGCCCATTTTGTGTCACTGACTGCCATTGAAGTAGAGAACAGCCAAGTACAGAAGACACATAAAAGAGACGCTGCTTAATAGACGGTTTCTCCTCTACCTGACATGAACAGCTAGCAGCTCGATCAACAGTATATTAGAGAAAAAGTGacagatagtgtgtgtgtgttgcagtgcaGACATTAatacagaagaaataaaaagaggaaatccGGGTTTTGTGCAGTTCAGTCTGTATACTACGACACCATATGGGCCAttgcagatttaaaaataaaaaaaaagggatctGGGGGCAATATTCctagaaaaaaaattctcaaatttaccagaaaaaaacctTGCATATTCTCTGAGATTATAAAGTCTtacatttgcaagaaaaaaatcacttgccGCGTATTATGTATACTgtcaggaaaaaatatatattcatatattctgTCGGGAGGGACTATTTATAAGTGTGCTCTGTTGCAGCTATATTTTGAACACCACCAGTGAAACAGACCTCTGTGACGAAGTGTGCAGCTGCAGGTATTCTTGGTTCAGCAGATAAGAATTTGATTTTGCTCTCTTGTGATATGAATTCCACTAAAATCACAGAGCCAATGTTTGAATGTGCAGACAGATGCCTTTATAATTCTTTTTCCCCTTCAGCACTTTCTGTTGCATCAGGAATATATTTGCATACAGTTGTGCTTTTTTCATTGGTTGTCTacaacagctattctcaaccttggggttaggatcccaattggggtcgcgagatgatttctgggggtcgccaaatcattttggaagtcagctctgtctccactgtgttaaagtgttcatgtgttaatgtgtttttggtcactgaatgtcttttttggtcattttgtttcctttttttggtcattttgtgtctttttttttttttttttatcattttgtggtcaatttgtgtcttttttggtcattttgtttcctttgttggtcatttactgtcttttctggtcattttgtgtcttttttggtcattctgtttccttttcttgattattttgtgtctttttttgatcattttgtgtctttttttgatcattttgtgtcttttttgatcattttgtttccctttttttggtcatttttttttttttttgggtgatctgaactgtgcgtgtgagattctatTCAGTGAGCTGGGGTCGtgaacaacatgcatgttaaattgggggtcgcgactcaaaaaggttgagaactactggtctacaAGACTTGGGCTGATGGTCGATTGAACTGACAATTGATGATGGTTTGAATCGATTGGCAATGCCTATCCAGCTGTCAATGCTTTgacgattttttttcttgcaagaaAAACACTGCTATGGTGAATTTGAACGTGTATATATTCCCCTTTCTGACCAAGGCAGTTCGAGGGTTGGTTCAGAGCCGGTGCCTAGTCCCATTTCGACAGCCAGAGAACCAgctctcggccaggaaaactggttccagagcggcaccaactcttcgTCTCAAACCACAGACCACATCAGGGGCTGGAGGCAGGATTATTGTgatcaacaagaccaactaaaatgtgtatcattaattctattttacttgtttaactgcagtgtgaTTAATACCAGGTAGTATGCTAGTTAGTGGGTAGCTAGTTAGACCTAGTGGGCTAGCATttgcttacaacaaagtctatCTTACATTCAGTGGTAATAAGAACATAATCGGCATCCATAGCAATCATAACGAGGAGCACACATTTGTTGTACTAGCCAATGTAGGTTCGCAAAGCCGGGAGCAAGCCCCCATCAGTTAAATTATGTATTAATGATGCTTAGGAGGGTCGTTTTTCACACATTGATCCAACCCTATAGTCTACTAATGAGGGGCctgagaaaatgtaaacagaaacTCTTTTGGTCTGTGTACTGTAAATCTTTTTGTCTGATTCCTCAGGGAATCAGACCAGGTGAAATTAACCATAACTGTATAGAAATAGTCTTCTTGCTGACggtcttgtttgcttatgtaggtcatgTAGAGGCATCCGAAATAAATTGACATGGTTTCATAATCAGTTAATAACTCATTGTAGTATGTTTAAATGAGCACTGTTTGTCGTCAATCAGGAACAGAACTAATAGATAAAAACAAGACTATAGAAATGCAGACAATAGGCAGAAGGAACcttttaattcctttaaaatagCCCCAGGACGGATATTACCAGGAACTTCTTGGTGGAAACGTAGGTTAAGTGTCTACAGCCATGATACTGTTGAGACTTAAAATGCTGATTACTAGATTGGCCTCATTTGATCCGGTTACTGTTGTGTGAGTGAGTTCAGTGTGCTGCATGTGGAAGAAATAATGTGTAATCATGTGGCATGATGTAATGGCAAGTAGTAACACTGCGGTTATGTAATGCTCTAACACATGAGCTGTCATGGCAATGTTCAAATGCATTGATgaatcaacaaacaaacaaaagatgaCAGTCACAGAGAAAGTCACACTGATAATGAGTTCTAACTAAAAAGACTGCATTTCCTTATTGAGCTTATTAAGCTTATCAAGTGTCCATTCTTGACTCTggtcataacattttttaaaaatcagtttaatggCTTTGGACCGCCTGTTAAAACAGGATCTTTGGGTTCATGCTCTAAtgaaatgttttcttgttttgattaatttatcTAGTTAGCCTCCTGTTTTAGTTTCAGGCCACCGTGGGCGACATTTCCTAACACTCATTAAGCTTTCTGGCACATAATTAAGAGCCATAAGTGTTTCAAATGGTGGGTACTCTTATATTCTATAGAGGATGAAGGTAAAGGCCATATACATCAGTCATGCAGAGGAATTATATAAGGATATAACCGCAAGCAGCTTGACCTTTATATCTTTTCTTTATTGCTCTTTGACATTTCAGAAATGGGAAAATGTGATGGACGCCTCCCACTTGTTTGATGATTACCAGTAAGAGAAGATCTTTTATACACTTTGTATTTCCACAGTCAAACTACCTGGAAACACCTGCAGCAGTCAGGGCTGCAGAAAGGCCTCAAAGATTTATTTCAACTGAGGCAACGTTATTATTAAGATGAAATGATTAACTATTAAAGTGTTGATCGtcagaaaaatattaatcttaTAAGTAAGTATAAGTCTTCACTGGTTCACACTTCTCAaatctgaatatttctggtttcttagTTGTCTATAATAGTAAACTCAatatctttgtgttttcaaccaCTGGCGGgacaaaaaatctgaaaacaaattttttatacaattttttaaattaataattgagAACATTATTTCCAGTTTAATCAATGTTAATAGACATTACAACCAGATATGAGCAACCCTATTGATTATGTCAATTGAAATTGTCAACAAGGTTGCAATAAATGATTATTTATATTACTGATTGATTTATCCATTCATTCctaatttaaaatgatcatttttgtaattttatctgATACAGCTTTAATGGATAAAGCTACTCTTTGTAAATtctatttttgtcttgtttttagctTCTGTAATAGCTTCTGGATGCCCAGGGGCCACAtacagcccgcaccctcactttaAGTGGCCCTTAGTACAACTAcattcatttgagcatgaaatcttaaaagtgcagtgtaaaaatacacaaaattacttcttgcaattaatgttggtctgctgttcttgcactgaaaaaaataaataaatcacagtaagtcgttcttttttattttcttcaaccCTTTTGaattcctatttatacttttattgatgcatttgagcatgaaatatgttaagttactgcactgtaaacattgacaaacaacacataaaattgcagtttcatcatatctggttaagtgcatatATGTCCAtatcctatatgtggccctgtggtagtgtcgatgaaaaattgtggccccctccagcattcaagttgcccatccctgcaaaAGTAAATCAGAGGCTTTAGGACCCAGAACCTCCAGCGGAAGAAGAAGCTCCTCattgtcatcatcatcaccaccatcatccTCCTCCAGCCTCCACCGCTATGATGCTGCATCTCATCCCACCAGCtgtaataatgtgttttagtgtgttagTTTCCGGACAAACGGAGGACTCCAAACTGAGCGACAGAGCTTATGTTGTGTTACAGAAGCAGAATTTAGGTAAGTCTTGTTGTCAGACTGTAAACTGATGTGAGGCCTCTCGGTGCAGGCATGGTGCTGCTGTGAGGTGTTTCAACACTTCCAAGTCGCCTTTTTGTTTGAATACTAGCGTGACAGTTACTTACCGATGAACAGGAGACTTTAGTTAATGCATCTTGTTGGACAGCCTGTTTATGTGTTGTCACTGGCGCTGATCGGCTCGTGTTTTTGTCCTCACAGTCACCCTGGGGAGTGTCCTCGGAGTCCTGCTGGTGCTGATGATCATCATGGCTGTCTGTGTCTACAAACCGCTGTCTCGTCGGTGAAACTGCTCCGAAACCTGGATGAgataaagacagagacagagacagactgcGCCGAGCACCGAGGAGCTTTGCCCCGGTGCCACTGCCGCCTCCTGCCGGGACCGGACCGGACCGGACCGGATCTGCCGGGAGAGCCGGGCTCCGCCACCGCAGCTACTGAACACCCAGACTGCACAATTATATAATAACTGGGGCTTCATTTATCATGAGATCAGGTTATTTAAGAGCTACTGTACGTTTGGATGCATCAGACTATCACACCTACCAATTTTCATAtgctgtattttctgttttgttttttttaaattacttctgTAAACAGTGACATGGGGTTTATGTTAACTATCTGCCCAATTTTACGCACAATAACTTGGgctatgttatttatttttatttatttatttggactTGATGTCTTAAAGGTATAGTATGCAGGCTTTTCCTGTAGACAcgtatacaataataaaaagctGTTCAGGGCATTTCTGGGTGTCATCCTTTGGGCACAAAGCTACAAAATAGTGGACACAGACctgaaaaaaactgcaaataatACTCTGCCAAGCTTGTGCCAAACGAAGGTGAATCTGTGGTTTGCTTTCACTTCCGTTGAGCCGGGGAAGACGGGCCaattttgaatgttgtgtttaaaaacagtaaatggCAATAGTATATCTTTAAGTAATTGCGGTTTTTAGACATAGTGTGTTTGCTTTGAAGGCcaaggttcttttttttttatcattgaaGGGAAATTTGGTCTATAAGCCTGATGTTCTGCAACCATTAAATACATTTGAGTCAATTAAACTTTGGTCATTAAAAATGTGGTCATCTTTGTTTctctaaatatgaaaatatgctCATCAATTTTCTGAAATTATCACTGCTATATTATTAGAGCTGCAGATATCATCTCTGTTCTCTGTATCTTTTTCCACACTCCTTGAATCAGACATCTAGTGTAGAAACATATAACAAACAGCACATTTCATATGAGATAAATTCACATATGGACACATGAGatttatcaaattaaaaaaacattcttgCATGTAATCAGTTTACTTATAAACGTGTTTTtagaaaagatagaaaataaacacatgTGCTTGTGGCTgcatgcattttaatgtttgcTTGCATGAATTTATAATAAGTATactaactcaacttgtaatggaatttaaaataagaaaataaagtaaaaaattaaaaaataaggctgcgagacaaaaaaaagttttttttaaacagaaataactgccacctgaatgttccggaacagtgacagcggccagaggtggacagactggaatttctggcctcgaacagaaagcatttttggcaaaaccataatacctatcattgatccgacttcactttgagcgtcctgagttcttcctgaacgtctacatatatgttttttgtgaagaaaaatgaagatgaagaagctttgtaagagcgatctgaaaaactgttaaatatgcttttctacagaaatcttcctgcgtttttaatatgggggtcaatgaggctgttggtgcatgttggtggcgcatctgtgcgtccaactatgcccaaactataactctgatagctttaccagaggattgtgagtgggAAGACAAaatttcctatgtttctatgtgtaaattatttctgtagagtggactTTGcagcctggagtgcagttttcaaattttttttttgacaattttttccctccctgtacactctggcgatgatgtcacacactgtgacacgaacattccatgaaATACACActcattataatctcagaatttctccaaaaatggtcatggtcattgaacagggattgataaaaaactatatgacctatcgaaacgtggattaatacaccgatacacaagacttgtgtctactgtttaaagtttaaatggagtctctaggtgaaattatgccggagaagtagacgtttgaaaatctccaattattgttatttttcgctcattttttgtcggccgtcccattcacttcaatgcaaaactttgggcagtttttcgcgacttacgtcgcaaaaaatTCATATTACGTagaaaaaagtaatagcacactgatcctgatcaaaccgcacgttttgatatcactagtagcgggacgaaattgtgtccggaagaggaaaaagaaaaatccacagtataacagctattgctgtagggaccagtgctcggtgcgattgccccgtggccctaataaggctaaaaattcacattttaacaaAGACCGAGACCTAAAAAAAGGACGCAAAGTACCCACCTACCGTTCTCCTCATCTAGacacaaccatagactgtatataaataagacacaacaaaGTGGGATATAGAACATTTTTGTTATTCAgcttctaaaaataaaaaacctgtatTTAATCTTTACTTTCAGTCCATTCAACATCAACAGTAATAACAACTTTGGACTTAGTAATGGACATGTTATATAGTCCTAAAAATGGACATAGGCAATGTGCTATAATTACTAAGCTTAGATAAACCAACCCAGTTATTTGTTTTATCAGAAGGCAGAAGTTTAAGACTAATGCCTGCTGCAAGCTGTACTTAATATTCTAAGTGGACTCACTCATTAAATAAGCTCATGAAGTACAAGTGCACAGCTCAGCCCCATGCTAATGGTTTCTTCTGTCTGTATGAAGctccttgtgtgtgtgagcaccaACTGATGCGCAACTAACAATGTTTGTTGTACTTTCGCCTTGTTTataataaaacagacaaaatcatGTTTCCTTTAACACATTATCATTTAAGTTTCTTACAacctaaaaaagaagaagcacatGAACAAAGTCACATTAGTCCTCATGGaaataaagtgcttttattttagaaacaacatttttaaaccgACACTTTCTTAaaattttaacatatttaaaaaaaagaaaaaaaagttgcagctgGAACGGTGCATtacaaagtcctgcattaattTACCGAAGCTAGCATTTTTTAAGTCGACTGTTCAGCAGTTTTGAAACTTGATCGTTACATAATATTAAGTAGGTTTtttaccaaagtttttttttttttagctgcagcTCCTGAAAGTCAGACGCAGCTACGTAGAGACCTTTAATAAGTGGTTGGTTGTCAGTGAAATCAACTATAGTGGTTAATGCATGTTACTCAGCATCACCCTGGTACGACTGAAACctcttcatcttgtttttaagttacaaaatgttttaaaaaatctgttcaaAAAGTTTAGTCTAAGTGGCACCACATTAAATCGTCACCACCTCTTGCCCCCATCAAGTGTTGTTAGAGCAAAGCGATCCCTTGGCACATGCTGAAGAAGCTAATCCTACATATGGCGGGCATGCTTGATCTTAAGAGTCTGTGCTGTCTTTTCTTCTGCTCAGAGGTCAAGAGTTGTTCGTGGCTACAAAAGGCTAACAGACTGCCTTCAGGAATCTGAATAATCTCTGCAGCATTGGTTCCGTGACTGCTTTGAAACTGCATGACGGCTGAAGATCCACAGACCGACTGGTCTCTGCTATTGCCTTTTTGAGCTGAGGTGATAATGCTTGAAGTGAAGTCGCTCAGTGgagattaacaaaaaaaaaaaaaggtcttttCTCGTCGTGAAATCCGAGAAAATCTTCAATATAAAAATTAGGCCGGGAAAGATAAACCCCCATCCTTGTTGCAGCGAAGATATTATGTTTCCATGCAGCTGATTTAAAGTTTCTCTCAAAGCAACATGCTTCTGTTTACCCATCTGCAGAGTGTACATTCACAAGtacaagaaaatgtatttacttatgACTCAATGAAGCCAACTTTCTGAATTAATATTGATATGGCAGATATGCATGAGTGATACCGTTTTGCACCGAAGAAACATTTACCTACAATTTCCGATAGATTTACAAACTAACTCCAAAGTGAAgggaaaatgtgtaaaattggAACCCTGAGATTTCTGGTATTCAGTGAGCCCACGGTCCTCAAAACGACTCTGTAGGAAGACTTCATAGTGAAAACACTCAAATCTGTCCCTGTAGGTCCACTGTACTGGCAGCTTTCTATTGTGCTAGGGTGTTTACATTTGAGCAATCTAAAAACCAGTCACAGGCGACAggtatcaggaaaaaaaacaaaaccaacaaaacaccCGCATAGAATCTCGTTGCGCTATTGAACGACCGTTATCAGCCTCATAACTTTGGATAGTTAATAGTGCCCTGCATCACCTTGTAGCTGgttaacaaattaaattaaatgtaactttataatttgtttttatattgtgtaaCATGCCTACGTTCAGTAATGTCAGGTACTTAATCCAATCCATTAACTTCTATTAATTTCTATTTAACCaaaccaagtagttttttttccctctaacTAGTTTTGACGCCTGAACATGAAACCACAACCAGATTTAGCGGTGTGATAATGACCTTCTGCACATATAGTAGGTGAACTAAGCACCTTCTACAAATATATACAAGGCTGATGatttaatgggctgataacattcAAAACAGGTGAAAAAACCAACAGTGCTCTGGACCTTAAGTGCCACATTTGAGTGCCAACACTCCATGAAGTCACCTTGAGTCATCATTTTGCTCATAGAACCTTAATTACACTGATTTGACCCCACTCTGGACAACAATGTGATAAACACATGTGGGTTGCTGCTGTGACTCTGATTcggatagaaaataaataaaaagtagaacCGACCCAAAATTATCTGACAGAGTCCATGAATTAAGCCTGAAGATGGAAACACACTAAGCGGAGATAGAAATATATAAAGGAGTATGTTCTTAccaaaaatacctttttggaaAATATCGGATAGCGAGAGTCTGATATTGCCTCTTGCAAGAATGATCTGCTACAGAAAGTAACCTGCGGTTGCATAGATGACTAGAGTGGTTAGGAAGGAAAATTGAGGTGTGGTGGTTGCTTCTGGATCTGGAAAAGTTGTATTATTATTCCCTCTTTATTCCTTTTACTTCTCGGTGAGTGATAGCTGCAAGATCCTCTcaagctcctcttcctcctgcttcctCATCTTGTCCTCTTCCTCTTGAGCCCGAGCAGAGAGCTCCATGGCGAGGCGGAGCTCTGAGTCGGGGCTTGAGGCAGAGGGGGAGCTGACAGGGCTGACAGGGCTGGGGGTGGTGTTATCATATTCCACTAGCACCCCCTCTGGGATACTCCTAGAATGACATAGACAGGAAAAGAATGTGATCCAGCTCTGTTCTGTGGCTTTTACTGAAATATATACAAGAGGTGGACCCCGATATACAATGTCATCTAGAGTAGTAAGGactgattttgtttttcttatccACGTGTAATTATGTAATTGCAACTCGCGTTCCTACCTGTCACTCTGGCTACTGGGCATTACATCAGTGAATTCCCCATCAGCATCGCCCCATATGCCTTCctacaatgacacaaacatGAGTatttaaaagatgcaaaaaaatgacattggaaaataataataataagtatttgTGCGTAGAATTGCACAAATAATTAAGTAACTTTTcctgcaaaaatggcagaaaatgtagTTTTCAGCCTCTAAAACATGGATATTTCAGAGATAGTTTTCCTTTGTTAAATGTTAAACTGGCCATGTTTGGGTTTTGGGactgacaaataaatgaaaaatatacaatcttgGAAACTGAGAAGGTGGTACatgtttcactattttctgacattttatagatcaGACAAatattcaggaaataaaaagaagattAATACATGAATCCCTTTTTGCAAGAGAGACCATGATGTTTGTTCTTACCTGGCCTGTGGCTCTGTTAGAATCCAGGAGACTCTGATGGATGGCGTACTGCAAAAGCTCCTCATCATTGTTAGACATGGGCGTGTGGCGGTTACCTCCTCCTCGTCGGTGGTAACTGGCAGGCACCTCAAACACTGAAGGACAAACCTGAAACGGAGGCAGTGCTGGGCGGATGAAAAAAGAAAGCAGTTTAGGGATCATTACCAgcattattttaagatactgTCACATTTAATGGTTAACGTGGCTGCATTCCAACCTGcagcttcttcctcttctccggAGGATGTTGGCGTGGCTGCTGGTGTTGGCGTCGCCTCCTCTTCAGTACTGCATTTATTGACATTACCAAATGTAATCCTGGCATTCAGCACATGGAACAGGGGAATCTCTgcaacagaggaaaaaaacaacagatcagATGTAAAAACAGACTTCAGAGCCTTGTACATTTCTTGTAGTTTTATTTGATGGGAATGTCAAATACCTATTTTTACGGGAAATCCAGGAGGAAACTTCAGGGTTACGAAGTCTCGTAGACGTGCAAAATGGGAACTGGTTCGTGCCATGAGGTCGATAATAGGGGTCACCTGCTCCACCAGGGACAGAGGATGTTCCTCACTCATCCACAATGTACCTTTGAACCTGCGTGAGACaagattaaatcaaatcaaactttatttatatagcgcttttcatacataaaaatgcaacacaaagtgctttacaaaaaaataaatagaggacgccgtcacagagaccaccaggacccgggtagaccggggcggactccacacatggtgcagagccgcctaGTCCCCCGTGCCTAGGGAgtctccaagaccacatccccacgggcagaccGAACGCACTGCCCAGTGCGGAGGCCCCCATGAGagaacactggagctaaaaactaaaagactaaaagacaacaggacaggataaaaacgaaaagactaaaagacaacaggacaggataaaaacgaaaagactaaaagacaacaggacaggataaaaactaaaagactaaaagacaacaggacaggatgaaaactaaaagactaaaagacaacaggtcaggataaaaactaacagactaaaaaacaacaagacaacaggacaagataaaaactaaaagactaaaagacaacaggacaggataaaaactaaaagactaaaagacaacaggagaggataaaaactaaaatacaacgggaaagaaaatataaacaatgtgatGAACAACTAGATAGGTAAACAGATAGCTAAataggagaataaataaataaataaatagtaaaataatcagttaaaagctagaccaaacaggtggctcttgagcctccttttaaaaacatcaacagcctCTGCGGTCCTGATGTCCTCTGGCCGGCTGTTCCACAGGCGCGggccataatggctgaatgcagcctccccgtaggttttagttttaactcttggAATAATTAAAAGGCCGGTGCCAGAGGCAAAGACAATGATTGATAAGGGTAATGCGCAGCAAtgagaaataaaatatgatgtttcTGTGGCCATAAAGCTGCGTTTCTTACTTCTGTGTTCGGATGCTCAGTTCAATGGGGCGGCCGATGTCTCTGTTGCCCAGGTCAAACTCAGGATCGAAGTATTCATCTGGAGTGATGGCAGTGGGATTGGTGGCAGTTGCATACTCAAGAGTCAGGTCCTGTAAATCGAACAGTTATCGTATCAAATCGGCTACCAGGCaggaataaaaaacaatcttttaATGTAATTACTGTATGCACTTCTTACCCCTTGTGCACTGATGTGCTGCTCCACAGTCCCAAGCAGAGACTCCAAGATGTTCCTTTCAcctttgaacaaaaaaatttGAACTTATGTAGCCAAAGTCATTTTCCATAAAATGTAGGTTTGTTATTCTTTCTACAAAAGTCTGCTATTTACATCATAATATAGGAAAACGTCATACATGAAGAATATTTTCCACCTACTTTTTATCCTGGCTTTCTCCTCGTCTGTAAGATGCTCCGTCCTCGTCCTGATTACCACATTTACATTGTTCACACTGAAAACCTGAGAAAACAAGCAGAATATAAAGTCATATATTACTATAAATGGGCTCCACAGTTTTAAATAgcactaatatttagttgtaataattatgaaaatgtataatttttttgcaCCTTGGCTTCAAATCCATTGACCATTTCTGTTTTGT
It contains:
- the ankrd13a gene encoding ankyrin repeat domain-containing protein 13A, whose amino-acid sequence is MDRLKLANVALSGSIKRKMSTATRFPLHSAVWENDYRTLEQQITLPQNDIEAVDPRGRTPLHLAVSLGHLESVRVLLRHGAQVTKENIMNWTVLQEAVSTGDPEMVQLVLQRRDYLKASTALGGVPELLSKIRESPDFYMEMKWEFTSWIPLLSRVCPSDVCRIWKSGASLRVDATLLGFENMTWIRGRRSYIFRGDDSCAELMEVNHDDEVVDTERFNISQEIEDVTLESMQPAEQEVAKRLTTPIVNTYLDTKDIAFERNKSGIWGWRADKTEMVNGFEAKVFSVNNVNVVIRTRTEHLTDEEKARIKSERNILESLLGTVEQHISAQGDLTLEYATATNPTAITPDEYFDPEFDLGNRDIGRPIELSIRTQKFKGTLWMSEEHPLSLVEQVTPIIDLMARTSSHFARLRDFVTLKFPPGFPVKIEIPLFHVLNARITFGNVNKCSTEEEATPTPAATPTSSGEEEEAAALPPFQVCPSVFEVPASYHRRGGGNRHTPMSNNDEELLQYAIHQSLLDSNRATGQEGIWGDADGEFTDVMPSSQSDRSIPEGVLVEYDNTTPSPVSPVSSPSASSPDSELRLAMELSARAQEEEDKMRKQEEEELERILQLSLTEK